A single genomic interval of uncultured Desulfobacter sp. harbors:
- the glmM gene encoding phosphoglucosamine mutase — protein MGQLFGTDGIRGKANTYPMTCDLAMKTGQAVGILTRTSSNGCVIIGRDTRVSGQMLESALAAGIASVGVDVMIAGVIPTPGVAYLSSTIESCGAGIMISASHNPYYDNGIKIFQKGGIKLSDDQENDLENTILGPPIDLPSKIGTIVSVNDAQTEYARFLVKKFDFPKRQRKLKLVIDTANGAASFCAPEIFTPDMFDVNFIHNQPNGININEDCGSQHTKDLSDYVKKVNADAGLAFDGDADRLIAVDETGQQITGDTVLAILSKFAKQTGTLGNNIVVSTVMSNVGFGNAMAQLGIRHEITGVGDRKVLERMQETGALLGGEDSGHMIFLDEQTTGDGALSALKLIEVMLATQKPLSELAKVMTVYPQVLINVEVDASRPDFMEVPMVADAIQAVESQLGSQGRVLVRYSGTQPLLRVMVEGPEEDLTRQCCENICAAIRESL, from the coding sequence ATGGGACAATTATTTGGAACAGACGGTATACGGGGCAAGGCAAACACCTATCCCATGACATGCGATCTGGCCATGAAAACAGGCCAGGCAGTAGGTATTTTAACGCGAACGTCTTCAAACGGATGTGTAATCATCGGTCGAGATACCCGGGTTTCAGGCCAAATGCTTGAATCTGCGCTTGCTGCAGGAATTGCTTCCGTCGGGGTTGATGTGATGATAGCCGGTGTTATTCCCACCCCCGGGGTAGCATACCTGAGCAGTACCATTGAATCCTGTGGGGCCGGCATCATGATCTCCGCTTCCCATAACCCCTATTACGATAACGGCATCAAAATATTTCAAAAAGGCGGCATTAAACTGTCCGATGACCAGGAGAATGACCTTGAAAATACTATTCTTGGTCCGCCTATTGATCTGCCTTCAAAAATTGGAACCATCGTATCCGTCAATGATGCCCAGACCGAATACGCCCGGTTTCTGGTTAAAAAATTTGATTTTCCAAAAAGGCAAAGAAAACTTAAACTGGTTATTGATACGGCCAATGGCGCTGCAAGTTTTTGTGCCCCGGAAATATTCACACCTGACATGTTTGATGTAAATTTTATCCATAACCAGCCAAACGGAATAAATATTAATGAAGATTGTGGTTCCCAGCATACAAAAGATTTAAGCGATTATGTCAAAAAAGTTAACGCCGATGCCGGCCTTGCTTTTGATGGTGACGCCGACCGTTTGATTGCCGTGGATGAAACCGGACAGCAGATCACAGGAGATACCGTATTGGCGATTTTGTCAAAATTTGCCAAACAGACTGGAACGCTTGGCAATAATATCGTTGTAAGTACGGTGATGAGCAATGTGGGATTTGGCAATGCCATGGCACAATTAGGGATTCGGCATGAAATAACCGGGGTCGGGGACAGAAAGGTGCTGGAACGCATGCAAGAAACCGGTGCGCTTTTAGGCGGGGAAGATTCAGGGCACATGATTTTTCTGGACGAACAGACCACAGGCGACGGTGCATTATCGGCATTAAAGCTTATAGAGGTGATGCTGGCAACCCAAAAGCCTTTATCCGAACTGGCGAAAGTTATGACCGTTTACCCCCAGGTCCTGATCAATGTTGAAGTAGACGCATCCAGGCCCGATTTTATGGAAGTCCCCATGGTTGCAGATGCAATTCAAGCGGTTGAATCACAGCTTGGCAGCCAGGGCAGGGTGCTTGTGCGGTATTCGGGCACCCAACCGTTGCTCAGGGTGATGGTTGAAGGCCCTGAAGAAGACCTGACCCGTCAATGCTGTGAGAATATCTGCGCGGCCATAAGAGAAAGTTTATAG
- a CDS encoding response regulator — MAGEHILIVEDEPDIAEILRDYLIKEGYTVTLMDRGEKVVDFVKNENISIMLLDIMLPGVDGKTICREIRKFSEVPVLMITAKVEEVDRIIGFELGADDYVCKPFSPREVVVRVKAILRRTLGHTNDDEILSRGPVSLNRSSRVVTVNHCELNLTPSEFDIFSILMESPNRVFSRTQLIETVQGYNYDGYERTIDFHIKNLRKKFGAHLPGRKIIQSSYGLGYKLVI, encoded by the coding sequence ATGGCTGGTGAACATATATTAATCGTGGAAGACGAACCTGATATTGCAGAAATATTGAGGGACTACCTTATCAAAGAAGGATATACCGTAACCCTTATGGATCGTGGGGAGAAGGTGGTGGACTTTGTAAAAAACGAAAATATTTCTATTATGTTACTGGATATCATGCTACCCGGTGTGGACGGAAAAACCATCTGCAGGGAGATCAGAAAATTTTCCGAAGTGCCTGTTCTCATGATTACGGCAAAAGTAGAGGAGGTGGACCGGATTATCGGTTTTGAGCTGGGTGCCGATGATTATGTCTGCAAGCCGTTCAGTCCCAGGGAAGTCGTGGTCAGGGTCAAGGCCATATTGCGCAGGACGTTGGGACACACCAATGATGATGAAATTCTGTCCCGGGGCCCTGTGTCGTTGAACCGCTCATCCCGGGTGGTCACCGTCAACCATTGTGAGCTCAACCTTACACCCAGTGAATTTGATATATTTTCAATCCTGATGGAGAGTCCTAACCGGGTGTTTAGCCGCACCCAACTCATCGAAACGGTCCAAGGGTACAACTACGACGGGTATGAACGGACCATTGACTTTCATATCAAAAATTTAAGAAAAAAATTTGGAGCGCACCTTCCGGGCCGCAAGATTATTCAGTCCTCCTATGGACTGGGGTATAAGCTTGTCATTTAA
- a CDS encoding ATP-binding protein, protein MKLKYKLFIALVTSSCLILLLAVGVMQFTIRKNFIGFLNDVEFRNQTGMIDLLKNSYTRHSGWDVFKANPRVWHDLIGSARSVQGVDEMIPPGPRRRPRGGPKPGSGPGPGPRGPQPSEPAVLPHDPTSLHRRLCLFDEQKNYVAGECRRDSEFDYYPIVLSNRTIGYLGLENMSDMRQPLELAFLKRQTQIVYIIGIGILIISLLVSYVISRQVLGPVNALARGTRQMRQFNFETRVNVRSNDELGDLARDFNRMAGTLQRYETMRKNWISDISHELRTPVAVIRSKLEAIQDGIREMTPEFLDSLHKDILGLGRLISDLHHISLMDSGNLSVNLKPVSIEALLDKSIEAFAIRYEQRGIDIQKAWKPGVLPLVSGDAALLKRVFANLFENTLKYTDTPGVLKLDCRVSGSHLVIEMEDSAPAVPSACLESIFERLYRLEQSRNRALGGSGLGLSMSREIISLHQGTITALPSSLGGLKIVIELPVITELNNIIEG, encoded by the coding sequence ATGAAACTGAAATACAAACTTTTTATTGCACTGGTGACCAGCTCCTGTCTTATCCTGCTGCTTGCAGTGGGGGTGATGCAGTTCACTATCCGTAAAAATTTCATTGGATTTTTAAATGATGTGGAGTTTCGAAACCAAACCGGAATGATAGATTTGCTAAAAAACAGCTACACCCGGCATTCCGGTTGGGACGTATTCAAAGCAAATCCCAGGGTATGGCACGACCTTATTGGCTCGGCTCGGTCGGTACAGGGCGTCGATGAAATGATCCCCCCCGGTCCCCGGAGGCGACCCCGCGGTGGTCCAAAACCGGGATCAGGACCGGGACCGGGACCGCGCGGTCCTCAACCCTCAGAACCAGCGGTTCTTCCCCATGACCCAACTTCCCTGCACCGCCGGCTTTGCCTGTTTGATGAGCAGAAAAATTATGTGGCCGGAGAGTGCCGCCGGGACAGTGAATTTGATTATTACCCCATTGTGCTGTCAAACAGGACCATCGGATATCTGGGCCTGGAGAACATGTCCGATATGAGACAGCCGTTGGAGCTTGCCTTTTTGAAAAGACAGACCCAGATTGTTTATATTATCGGTATTGGTATCCTTATAATTTCCCTGCTGGTATCCTATGTCATTTCCAGGCAGGTGCTGGGTCCGGTGAACGCCCTTGCCAGGGGCACCCGACAGATGCGGCAGTTTAATTTCGAGACACGGGTAAATGTGCGTTCAAATGATGAATTGGGTGACCTTGCCCGGGATTTCAACCGGATGGCCGGCACCCTGCAGCGATATGAAACCATGAGAAAAAACTGGATTTCAGACATTTCACATGAACTGCGTACACCGGTTGCCGTAATCCGAAGCAAGCTTGAAGCCATCCAGGACGGCATCCGGGAAATGACGCCTGAGTTTCTTGATTCGCTTCATAAGGATATCCTTGGGCTTGGCAGATTAATCAGTGACCTGCACCATATATCCCTGATGGACTCCGGAAATCTGTCCGTCAACTTAAAACCTGTCTCCATTGAAGCGCTGCTGGATAAAAGTATTGAAGCATTTGCCATTCGTTATGAGCAAAGGGGTATCGACATCCAAAAGGCGTGGAAGCCAGGGGTGCTGCCCTTGGTTTCAGGAGATGCGGCCCTGTTGAAACGAGTATTTGCCAATCTTTTTGAAAATACATTAAAATACACCGACACCCCAGGGGTGTTGAAACTGGACTGCCGGGTCAGCGGGTCGCATCTGGTAATTGAAATGGAAGACTCCGCACCGGCTGTGCCGTCAGCATGCCTTGAGTCCATATTCGAGCGGCTTTACCGTCTGGAACAGTCCAGAAACAGGGCATTAGGTGGCAGCGGACTGGGCTTAAGCATGAGTCGGGAGATCATCTCCTTGCACCAGGGGACAATTACGGCGCTGCCGTCATCTTTAGGAGGGCTTAAAATCGTCATTGAACTGCCTGTAATCACAGAACTCAACAACATCATTGAAGGATAA
- a CDS encoding ABC transporter ATP-binding protein, whose amino-acid sequence MNHQIPCFEFHDVSFTWHGERVILEHQSFTLPQGAFVLIRGPSGAGKSTLLRLMNRLEEAETGEISYLGQSLTNWNPSELRQQVAYLQQIPVIPDQSVRDILLQPFYFRVNRDKAKPSDQALQQLLGKVKMNDIRLDDSGAALSGGQRQRLSLLRILLPGPSVLLLDEPTSSLDSESRRCVHELVADFNRQGTTIVMITHDGFLPKNVPVMEITIDQGRVSVCR is encoded by the coding sequence ATGAATCATCAAATTCCGTGTTTTGAGTTTCATGATGTCTCATTTACCTGGCATGGAGAACGGGTCATACTGGAGCACCAGAGTTTTACCCTGCCCCAGGGTGCATTCGTTCTGATCCGCGGGCCGTCCGGAGCCGGGAAATCAACCCTTCTGCGGTTGATGAACCGCCTGGAGGAGGCAGAAACCGGAGAAATCAGTTACCTGGGACAAAGCCTTACCAACTGGAACCCTTCTGAGCTGCGGCAGCAGGTGGCCTATCTTCAGCAGATACCGGTAATCCCCGATCAATCAGTCAGAGACATTTTGCTCCAGCCCTTTTATTTTCGCGTCAACCGAGACAAGGCAAAGCCCTCCGACCAGGCGCTGCAACAGCTGCTTGGAAAGGTGAAAATGAACGATATCAGGCTTGATGATTCCGGAGCGGCCCTTTCCGGCGGCCAACGTCAGCGGTTGAGCCTGCTGCGAATTCTTTTGCCCGGCCCAAGCGTGCTGCTTCTTGACGAGCCGACATCTTCACTGGACAGTGAAAGCAGGCGCTGTGTCCATGAGCTAGTGGCAGATTTCAACCGTCAGGGGACCACCATCGTCATGATTACCCATGACGGATTTTTGCCAAAAAACGTTCCGGTGATGGAAATCACTATTGACCAGGGGAGGGTCTCTGTATGCCGTTGA
- the fetB gene encoding iron export ABC transporter permease subunit FetB, with the protein MPLTTGALDISVAELALASLFIVAAGAISLWGRIGLGKSILIGAVRCVLQLTIMGYVLSFIFGIASPWIVLLLFCVMVAFAVRIVRGNVSEKSIPFVFPSFVTMILVYTVVTSTVSGLIVGVRPFWHPQYFIPLAGMVAGNSMTALGLSLDRLLSDLKTKRDLVEMRLCLGATPVEASQDIFRDALKAGMIPSINSLAGVGIVFLPGMMTGQILSGEDPMLAIRYQIVVMFMLVASTALTVSMVLGLVRHRCFSPGQQLLLRPNRPQ; encoded by the coding sequence ATGCCGTTGACAACGGGAGCGCTTGATATCAGTGTGGCTGAGCTCGCACTTGCATCACTTTTTATTGTTGCCGCAGGGGCAATTTCCCTGTGGGGCCGTATTGGTCTTGGCAAATCCATTCTCATTGGCGCCGTGAGATGCGTTCTTCAACTGACAATCATGGGCTATGTGCTCAGTTTTATATTCGGTATCGCATCTCCATGGATTGTTCTGCTGCTTTTTTGTGTCATGGTGGCATTTGCAGTCCGCATTGTCCGGGGAAATGTTTCGGAAAAAAGCATCCCTTTTGTTTTCCCTTCCTTTGTCACTATGATTTTGGTGTATACAGTCGTTACAAGCACAGTCAGTGGATTAATTGTCGGGGTCAGGCCGTTCTGGCACCCCCAGTATTTTATTCCCTTGGCCGGTATGGTGGCAGGCAACTCCATGACCGCCCTGGGCCTGTCACTGGACCGGTTGCTTTCAGATCTAAAAACAAAACGGGATTTGGTGGAGATGCGGCTTTGTCTGGGCGCAACCCCGGTTGAAGCCTCACAGGACATCTTCAGGGATGCGCTTAAAGCCGGAATGATTCCTTCAATCAACTCCCTGGCAGGCGTAGGTATTGTTTTCCTTCCAGGCATGATGACCGGCCAGATTCTTTCCGGTGAGGACCCAATGCTTGCCATCCGCTACCAGATCGTGGTCATGTTCATGCTGGTGGCTTCGACTGCCCTGACCGTGAGCATGGTGCTTGGCCTTGTCAGGCATCGCTGTTTCAGTC